From Streptomyces sp. NBC_01754, a single genomic window includes:
- a CDS encoding relaxase domain-containing protein, translated as MLTVRMLKVAEDEAERAAEPSVAPAAFVRAQDPPDLRAHTVWTGSAEALRALGLRRGDEARTGGLSAAIAGRHAESGARVRVAGEAYDLTFLAPASLSWVWSQGDSALRVDLERAVLDAAHRCVDHLVRTRPLADGVEPGRGHAAALALHVVGTPRPWTQPPPPLLHVHTYLVGVLDGCGALRGPHQGELDEESLTREGGAVGRAALADDLRALGFTIRPGTGTGHGARGFEVMGVPERLLRAGQPADQGCAGLGEETDRDPWGDGFRR; from the coding sequence ATGTTGACGGTCCGTATGCTCAAAGTGGCGGAAGACGAGGCCGAGCGTGCCGCGGAGCCCTCGGTGGCCCCGGCAGCGTTCGTGCGGGCGCAGGACCCGCCGGATCTTCGGGCGCACACGGTATGGACCGGCTCGGCCGAGGCGCTGCGGGCCCTGGGTCTGCGGCGGGGAGACGAGGCGAGGACCGGAGGCCTGAGCGCGGCGATAGCGGGGCGGCACGCGGAGAGCGGGGCGCGGGTCCGTGTGGCAGGTGAGGCCTACGACCTGACCTTCCTGGCCCCTGCCTCGCTGTCCTGGGTGTGGTCGCAGGGGGACTCCGCGCTGCGCGTCGACCTGGAGCGTGCGGTCCTGGACGCCGCCCACCGGTGTGTCGACCACCTCGTACGGACCAGGCCGCTGGCCGACGGCGTCGAGCCCGGCCGGGGGCACGCCGCCGCGCTGGCACTCCACGTGGTCGGCACGCCACGGCCCTGGACGCAGCCCCCGCCGCCCCTGCTGCACGTGCACACCTATCTCGTCGGCGTGCTCGACGGCTGCGGGGCACTGCGCGGCCCGCATCAGGGGGAGTTGGACGAGGAGTCCCTGACGCGCGAGGGCGGTGCCGTGGGCCGGGCGGCGCTCGCCGACGACCTGCGCGCTCTCGGGTTCACCATCAGGCCCGGCACCGGCACCGGCCACGGCGCTCGCGGTTTCGAGGTCATGGGCGTGCCGGAGAGACTGCTGCGGGCGGGACAGCCGGCCGACCAGGGCTGCGCCGGCCTGGGCGAGGAGACCGACCGCGATCCGTGGGGCGACGGCTTCCGGCGGTGA
- a CDS encoding SPOR domain-containing protein, translated as MTDSGAVLPWLVIRQDDNGNRYRVGRYATRDEAQKIADGLDRHGREQLYWVERVGQSTRP; from the coding sequence ATGACCGACAGTGGCGCGGTGCTCCCCTGGCTGGTGATCAGGCAGGACGACAACGGTAACCGGTATCGCGTGGGCCGCTACGCGACGCGGGACGAGGCCCAGAAGATCGCCGACGGCCTGGACCGCCACGGCCGCGAACAGCTCTACTGGGTGGAACGCGTGGGCCAGAGCACACGCCCCTGA
- a CDS encoding discoidin domain-containing protein, translated as MSLTRICLLTSLVAAALVAPPPPVSHASPDAPPTPVCGRSEGPDPSWTPASTTFGEAGGYDPYVGNGYLGHRVPATGAGYATTGQKTGWPLYTPRYDGAFVAGLFGREQDLAGGREVIAALPSWTTLDVRVGSETYGSATPAGRVSHYRQTVHLRCGVVVTSLRWTTADGRSTDLTYEVLTDRSDVHTGAVRLRMTPHWSGTATVTGRLDERGARRLTIADDGTFRTLGTGTEGAIVQAGSGKGTHTVRVAAGRSYTFEKYVGVDTSLTSHDPLTSARAAARRAELRGWSGVLADNAAAWRTAWSSDIAVPGSADLTAWLRAAQYGLLANTRTGSSDSLAPAGLTSDNYAGMVFWDAETWMYPGLLATRPELARPVVEYRYRTRHAARANAEQLGHKGLFYSWTSASRGRLDTECQSWDPPHCLTQNHLQGDVSLAVWQYYLATGDRDWLAGHGWPLLKGIADFWESRATADPEGGYSVKDVAGPDEYSNGVDDGVYTNAVAALALRNATRAARLLGESAPTGWTRVADGLRIPYDAERKLYLQYAGYDGSTIKQADTVLLVYPLEWPMEDGAAAATLDFYAARTDPDGPAMTDSVHAIDAAAIGEPGCSTYTYLQRSVRPFTRGPYHLFSEARGEKSGAQDPLSGFPAEDFLTGKGGFLQVFTHGLTGLRLREDGVRLDPSLPPQLREGVELTGLRYRGRTYDVSIGARTTTVRLTDGAPFTVHTPAGPRLLTGTLTLPTRRPDLTPTPNAARCRPATATSETPGLYAAAAVDGSPATAWSPQGTAGTLTVDLGRAVRVTSVTPTWSDTAPATHTVETSPDGRTWRAFRTGDVARKVRLTVTSQDPGKPAGVSELVVGAAD; from the coding sequence GTGAGCCTCACGCGCATCTGTCTTCTCACGTCCCTGGTCGCGGCCGCGCTGGTCGCGCCCCCACCCCCGGTCTCCCACGCCTCCCCCGACGCCCCGCCGACGCCCGTGTGCGGCCGGTCCGAGGGTCCCGATCCGTCCTGGACACCGGCCTCCACCACCTTCGGGGAGGCCGGGGGCTACGACCCCTACGTCGGCAACGGCTACCTCGGCCACCGCGTGCCCGCCACCGGAGCCGGCTACGCGACGACCGGCCAGAAGACGGGCTGGCCCCTCTACACGCCACGCTACGACGGCGCCTTCGTCGCCGGCCTCTTCGGCCGCGAGCAGGACCTCGCCGGGGGCCGTGAGGTGATCGCCGCCCTGCCGAGCTGGACCACCCTGGACGTCCGCGTCGGCTCGGAGACGTACGGCTCGGCAACACCGGCCGGCCGCGTCTCGCACTACCGCCAGACCGTGCACCTGCGCTGCGGCGTCGTGGTCACCTCCCTGCGCTGGACCACCGCGGACGGCCGCTCCACCGACCTGACCTACGAGGTCCTCACCGACCGCTCCGATGTACACACCGGTGCGGTACGCCTGCGGATGACACCGCACTGGAGCGGTACGGCCACGGTCACGGGCCGGCTGGACGAACGGGGCGCGCGCCGGCTCACGATCGCGGACGACGGCACGTTCCGCACCCTCGGTACGGGCACGGAAGGGGCGATCGTCCAAGCGGGCAGCGGCAAGGGGACCCACACCGTCCGGGTCGCCGCCGGCCGCTCGTACACCTTCGAGAAGTACGTCGGCGTCGACACCTCCCTCACCTCCCACGACCCGCTCACATCCGCCCGGGCCGCCGCCCGGCGGGCGGAACTGCGCGGCTGGTCCGGTGTCCTGGCGGACAACGCGGCGGCCTGGCGGACGGCCTGGTCCTCCGACATCGCCGTACCGGGCAGCGCGGACCTCACGGCCTGGCTGCGCGCGGCACAGTACGGCCTGCTCGCCAACACCCGTACCGGTTCCTCCGACAGCCTCGCCCCGGCCGGTCTCACCAGCGACAACTACGCGGGCATGGTGTTCTGGGATGCGGAGACCTGGATGTATCCGGGGTTGCTCGCCACACGCCCGGAGCTCGCCCGCCCGGTGGTCGAGTACCGCTACCGCACCCGGCACGCGGCCCGCGCCAACGCCGAACAGCTCGGCCACAAGGGCCTGTTCTACTCCTGGACGAGCGCGAGCCGGGGCCGCCTCGACACCGAGTGCCAGAGCTGGGACCCGCCGCACTGCCTGACCCAGAACCACCTCCAGGGCGATGTGTCGCTGGCCGTCTGGCAGTATTACCTGGCCACCGGCGACCGGGACTGGCTGGCGGGCCACGGATGGCCGCTGCTGAAGGGCATCGCCGACTTCTGGGAGTCGCGGGCCACCGCCGACCCGGAGGGCGGCTACTCGGTGAAGGACGTCGCGGGCCCCGACGAGTACAGCAACGGTGTCGACGACGGGGTGTACACCAACGCGGTCGCCGCCCTCGCCCTGCGCAACGCCACCCGCGCCGCCCGGCTCCTCGGCGAGAGCGCCCCCACCGGTTGGACACGGGTCGCGGACGGGCTGCGCATCCCGTACGACGCGGAGCGCAAGCTGTACCTCCAGTACGCCGGGTACGACGGCTCGACCATCAAGCAGGCCGACACCGTGCTGCTCGTGTACCCGCTGGAATGGCCGATGGAGGACGGCGCCGCCGCCGCGACCCTGGACTTCTACGCCGCCCGCACCGATCCGGACGGCCCCGCGATGACGGACTCGGTGCACGCAATCGACGCGGCGGCCATCGGGGAGCCGGGCTGCTCGACGTACACGTATCTCCAGCGCTCCGTACGGCCGTTCACGCGCGGCCCGTACCACCTCTTCTCCGAGGCGCGCGGGGAGAAGTCCGGCGCCCAGGACCCGCTCTCCGGCTTCCCCGCCGAGGACTTCCTGACCGGCAAGGGCGGTTTCCTCCAGGTCTTCACGCACGGCCTGACCGGGCTGCGGCTGCGTGAGGACGGGGTACGGCTCGACCCGTCGCTGCCCCCGCAGCTACGGGAGGGCGTGGAACTGACGGGCCTGCGCTACCGGGGGCGGACGTACGACGTGTCCATCGGCGCCCGGACGACCACGGTCCGGCTGACGGACGGCGCCCCGTTCACGGTCCACACCCCGGCCGGGCCGCGCCTCCTGACCGGCACCCTCACGCTCCCCACCCGGCGCCCCGACCTCACCCCGACACCGAACGCGGCGCGTTGTCGCCCGGCGACGGCCACCTCCGAGACTCCGGGGCTCTACGCGGCCGCCGCCGTGGACGGCAGCCCGGCCACGGCCTGGTCGCCCCAGGGCACGGCGGGCACACTGACGGTGGACCTGGGCCGGGCGGTGCGGGTCACCTCGGTCACCCCCACGTGGTCGGACACCGCACCGGCCACGCACACCGTCGAGACCTCGCCGGACGGCCGTACCTGGCGGGCCTTCCGGACCGGGGACGTGGCCCGGAAGGTACGGCTGACGGTCACCTCACAGGATCCGGGGAAACCGGCGGGGGTGAGCGAACTGGTCGTCGGCGCGGCGGACTGA
- a CDS encoding DEAD/DEAH box helicase, translating into MGRGEREEVARGRRLLGTAQALVADHARAVEAVRAALRPIHDGLVGDELDAIPVARLKDVTEGRLRIGEVEKGGFRTVRQVLDAGPYRLRQIPGVGQQTADQTVAAARRIAEAVRETVAVRIDADRTDPQTSALVAALYLLVEAGPEARRAVDAAQVLSDRLGPLVADARPASGRLRLLVAGKQKRERARHAVAEIRELTERAGRDGVPELLSQASVDLLRGPADEVAALVDFELRSAEYYSLLAEVSGRRPDTAASEGFLPDEVAERVRDQTLDDTYRRVSLRGYQAFGARFVLAQRRVILGDEMGLGKTIQAIAVLAHLAAEGRTRFLVVCPAGVLINWTREIAGRSKLRVTPLHGADRRDAFADWREGGGVGVTTFDALRGFPVPEAGELGLLVVDEAHYVKNPAARRSMAVARWAERCERVVFLTGTPMENRVSEFRSLVAVLQPGLAEAVGDHDSVAGSVAFRKAVAPVYLRRNQKDVLTELPALQRTDDWDELSASDEEAYREAVLAGNFMAMRRAAYARPERSAKLGRLREIVADAAANGLKVVVFSAFRDVLSVVRDAVADTPGQVLGPITGSVPPTRRQQLVDDFTTVSGHAVLLAQIEAGGVGLNMQAASVVIICEPQIKPTVEQQAVARAHRMGQVRSVQVHRLLATGGVDERMVAMLENKSRLFDAYARRSAVAESTPDAVDISDVALAHRIVEEEQARLGAPPESAPAPSVAELAPEA; encoded by the coding sequence ATGGGGCGCGGTGAGCGGGAGGAGGTCGCCCGGGGCAGGCGGCTGCTCGGGACGGCGCAGGCACTGGTCGCCGACCACGCGCGTGCCGTCGAGGCGGTGCGTGCGGCCCTGCGGCCGATTCACGACGGCCTGGTCGGAGACGAGCTGGACGCCATCCCGGTGGCCCGGCTGAAGGACGTCACCGAGGGCAGGCTGAGGATCGGGGAGGTCGAGAAGGGCGGTTTCCGGACCGTACGGCAGGTGCTCGACGCCGGGCCGTACCGGCTGCGGCAGATCCCCGGGGTCGGACAGCAGACCGCGGACCAGACCGTCGCTGCCGCCCGCCGGATAGCCGAGGCCGTACGGGAGACGGTCGCCGTACGCATCGACGCAGACCGGACCGATCCGCAGACCTCCGCGCTCGTGGCCGCCCTGTACCTGCTGGTGGAGGCCGGCCCCGAGGCACGCCGCGCGGTGGACGCCGCCCAGGTGCTGTCGGACCGGCTCGGTCCGCTGGTCGCGGACGCCAGGCCCGCGTCCGGGCGGCTGCGTCTGCTCGTCGCGGGGAAGCAGAAGCGCGAGCGGGCGCGGCACGCCGTCGCCGAGATCCGCGAACTGACCGAGCGGGCCGGCCGGGACGGTGTACCGGAACTGCTCTCCCAGGCGTCGGTGGATCTGCTGCGAGGCCCTGCGGACGAGGTCGCGGCCCTGGTCGACTTCGAGCTGCGGTCCGCCGAGTACTACAGCCTGCTCGCCGAGGTGTCCGGTCGGCGGCCCGACACGGCCGCGTCCGAGGGCTTCCTGCCGGACGAGGTGGCCGAGCGGGTCAGGGACCAGACGCTCGACGACACGTACCGCAGGGTCTCGCTCCGCGGCTACCAGGCGTTCGGCGCCCGGTTCGTGCTCGCGCAGCGGCGGGTGATCCTCGGCGACGAGATGGGGCTCGGCAAGACCATCCAGGCCATCGCCGTCCTCGCGCACCTCGCGGCCGAGGGGCGGACCCGGTTCCTCGTCGTCTGCCCGGCCGGTGTGCTGATCAACTGGACGCGCGAGATCGCCGGCCGGAGCAAGCTCCGGGTCACCCCGCTGCACGGGGCGGACCGGCGGGACGCGTTCGCCGACTGGAGGGAGGGCGGCGGAGTCGGCGTCACCACCTTCGACGCCCTGCGGGGGTTTCCCGTGCCCGAAGCCGGTGAACTGGGCCTGCTCGTCGTGGACGAGGCCCACTACGTGAAGAATCCGGCGGCCCGCCGCTCCATGGCGGTGGCTCGGTGGGCCGAGCGCTGTGAACGGGTCGTCTTCCTCACCGGTACCCCGATGGAGAACCGGGTCTCGGAGTTCCGCAGCCTGGTGGCCGTCCTCCAGCCCGGCCTCGCGGAGGCCGTCGGCGACCACGACTCGGTGGCCGGATCGGTCGCCTTCCGGAAGGCCGTCGCCCCGGTCTACCTGCGCCGCAACCAGAAGGACGTGCTGACCGAGCTGCCGGCCCTCCAGCGGACGGACGACTGGGACGAGCTGAGCGCGTCGGACGAGGAGGCCTACCGCGAGGCCGTGCTGGCCGGAAACTTCATGGCGATGCGCCGGGCCGCGTACGCCCGGCCGGAGCGGTCGGCCAAGCTCGGCCGGCTGCGGGAGATCGTCGCCGACGCCGCGGCCAACGGGCTGAAGGTGGTGGTGTTCTCCGCGTTCCGGGATGTCCTGTCGGTGGTCCGGGACGCCGTCGCGGACACCCCGGGGCAGGTGCTCGGCCCGATTACGGGGAGCGTGCCGCCCACACGCCGGCAGCAGCTCGTCGACGACTTCACCACCGTGTCCGGGCACGCGGTGCTGCTGGCGCAGATCGAGGCGGGCGGCGTGGGCCTCAACATGCAGGCCGCCTCCGTCGTGATCATCTGCGAGCCCCAGATCAAGCCGACCGTCGAGCAGCAGGCGGTGGCCCGCGCGCACCGCATGGGCCAGGTCCGCTCGGTCCAGGTGCACCGGCTGCTCGCGACGGGCGGGGTGGACGAGCGGATGGTGGCGATGCTGGAGAACAAGTCCCGCCTGTTCGACGCGTACGCCCGCCGCAGCGCGGTCGCCGAGTCGACGCCGGACGCCGTCGACATCTCGGACGTCGCGCTCGCCCACCGCATCGTCGAGGAGGAACAGGCGCGGCTGGGCGCGCCTCCGGAGTCCGCACCCGCGCCGTCCGTCGCGGAGCTCGCCCCGGAGGCGTGA
- a CDS encoding GntR family transcriptional regulator, whose translation MPFGEQPAYLRVASDLREKIVNGALPPRTRLPSQARIRQEYGVSDTVALEARKVLMAEGLVEGRSGSGTYVRERPVPRPIARSGYRPGSGASPFRQEQAAEGARGTWESRSEQQEASAEIAERLGIEAGDRVMCTRYVFRDAGEPMMLSTSWEPLAVTGRTPVMLPEEGPVGGCGVVERMAAIGVVVDNVAEEVGARPGLAEELLALGGVPGHVVLVIGRTYYASGRAVETAEVVVPADRYRVAYHLPVR comes from the coding sequence GTGCCTTTCGGTGAGCAGCCCGCCTATCTGCGCGTGGCGAGCGATCTCAGGGAGAAGATCGTCAACGGCGCGCTGCCCCCTCGTACACGTCTGCCCTCACAGGCGCGCATCCGGCAGGAGTACGGGGTCTCGGACACCGTCGCGCTGGAGGCGCGAAAAGTGCTGATGGCCGAGGGGCTGGTCGAGGGGAGGTCGGGTTCGGGCACCTATGTGCGCGAGCGTCCCGTCCCCCGGCCGATCGCCCGGTCCGGTTATCGCCCGGGCTCCGGAGCCAGCCCGTTCCGCCAGGAGCAGGCGGCGGAAGGCGCCCGTGGGACCTGGGAGTCGCGCAGTGAGCAGCAGGAGGCGAGCGCCGAGATCGCCGAGCGCCTCGGTATCGAGGCCGGTGACCGCGTGATGTGCACGCGCTACGTCTTCCGTGACGCCGGGGAGCCGATGATGCTCTCCACGTCCTGGGAGCCCCTCGCCGTCACGGGGCGGACGCCGGTGATGCTTCCGGAGGAGGGGCCGGTGGGCGGTTGCGGGGTGGTCGAGCGGATGGCGGCCATCGGCGTCGTCGTGGACAACGTGGCCGAGGAGGTCGGCGCGCGCCCGGGGCTGGCGGAGGAGCTCCTGGCGCTCGGCGGCGTTCCCGGGCACGTGGTGCTGGTCATCGGGCGTACGTACTACGCCTCGGGGCGGGCCGTGGAGACCGCCGAGGTGGTCGTGCCCGCCGACCGGTACCGGGTCGCCTACCACCTGCCGGTCAGATGA